The following are from one region of the Vicugna pacos chromosome 9, VicPac4, whole genome shotgun sequence genome:
- the EMP3 gene encoding epithelial membrane protein 3 isoform X2, which translates to MSLLLLVVSALHILILILLFVATLDKSWWTLPGKESLNLWYDCTWNNDNKTWACSNVSENGWLKAVQILMVLSLILCCLSFILFMFQLYTMRRGGLFYATGLCQLCTSVAVFTGALIYAIHAKEILAERPSGGSFGYCFALAWVAFPLALASGIIYIHLRKRE; encoded by the exons ATGTCGCTCCTCTTACTGGTGGTCTCTGCCCTTCACATCCTTATTCTCATCCTGCTTTTTGTGGCCACTTTGGACAAG TCCTGGTGGACCCTCCCCGGGAAGGAGTCCCTGAATCTCTGGTATGACTGCACATggaacaatgacaacaaaacgtGGGCCTGCAGTAACGTCAGCGAGAAtg GCTGGCTGAAGGCAGTGCAGATCCTCATGGtgctttccctcatcctctgctGTCTGTCCTTCATCCTGTTCATGTTCCAACTCTACACCATGCGGCGAGGAGGGCTCTTCTACGCCACTGGCCTCTGCCAGCTTTGCACCA GCGTGGCAGTGTTTACCGGGGCGCTGATCTACGCCATTCACGCCAAGGAGATCCTGGCAGAGCGCCCGTCGGGGGGCAGCTTCGGTTACTGCTTCGCCCTGGCCTGGGTGGCCTTCCCCCTCGCCCTGGCCAGCGGCATTATCTACATTCACCTGCGGAAGCGGGAGTGA
- the EMP3 gene encoding epithelial membrane protein 3 isoform X1, with protein MYLMLSCKDAVVSCLLSFKAVCKEAFGLGKLLFEMKSRPENSRMEPTQKKASTAAMSLLLLVVSALHILILILLFVATLDKSWWTLPGKESLNLWYDCTWNNDNKTWACSNVSENGWLKAVQILMVLSLILCCLSFILFMFQLYTMRRGGLFYATGLCQLCTSVAVFTGALIYAIHAKEILAERPSGGSFGYCFALAWVAFPLALASGIIYIHLRKRE; from the exons ATGTATTTGATGCTGTCGTGCAAAGATGCTGTTGTTTCTTGTCTTCTGTCCTTCAAAG CAGTGTGCAAGGAAGCTTTTGGTCTAGGCAAGCTACTTTTTGAAATGAAGAGTAGACCAGAAAATAGCAGGATGGAGCCCACACAGAAAAAA GCTTCCACCGCGGCCATGTCGCTCCTCTTACTGGTGGTCTCTGCCCTTCACATCCTTATTCTCATCCTGCTTTTTGTGGCCACTTTGGACAAG TCCTGGTGGACCCTCCCCGGGAAGGAGTCCCTGAATCTCTGGTATGACTGCACATggaacaatgacaacaaaacgtGGGCCTGCAGTAACGTCAGCGAGAAtg GCTGGCTGAAGGCAGTGCAGATCCTCATGGtgctttccctcatcctctgctGTCTGTCCTTCATCCTGTTCATGTTCCAACTCTACACCATGCGGCGAGGAGGGCTCTTCTACGCCACTGGCCTCTGCCAGCTTTGCACCA GCGTGGCAGTGTTTACCGGGGCGCTGATCTACGCCATTCACGCCAAGGAGATCCTGGCAGAGCGCCCGTCGGGGGGCAGCTTCGGTTACTGCTTCGCCCTGGCCTGGGTGGCCTTCCCCCTCGCCCTGGCCAGCGGCATTATCTACATTCACCTGCGGAAGCGGGAGTGA